In Paludibaculum fermentans, the genomic stretch TGCCAGCAGATTGTCGAAATCTGCCGGGCGCTGGCGCGCAATGTGCGCGTCCTGCTGATGGATGAGCCCACCTCCGCGCTGAGCCCTAACGAGATCGCCGTCCTCTTTCGTGTGATTCGCGAACTCAAGGCAGCGGGCGTTGGGATCGTCTACATCTCCCACAAGTTGGAAGAGTTGATGGAGATCGGCGACCGCGTCACGGTGCTGCGGGACGGGCGGTTGGTGGAGTCGGCTGCGATCGCGGAGGTGGACGTTGCGTGGATCATCGACCGCATGACGGACCGCCGTTGGGCAGCGTCCGCGCAGCATGCCGAATGCGCTGGCGACGCGGAAGTCCTGCGTGTGGAGCATCTCAGCGTTCCCGGCCGCGTGCACGACGTTTCCCTTTCGGTGTGCGCGGGCGAGTTGGTTGGAGTCTATGGGCTGATGGGCGCGGGCCGCACGGAACTCCTTGAGGTTCTGGCCGGGAATCGCGCCGGCTCGGGCGGGCGTATTTCGCTGGCGGGCCGCAGCCTGGAGCACCTGTCCGTGAGGGAACGCATCGCCGCGGGCCTCGCCCTGGTCCCGGAGGATCGCCAGGCCGCGGGCCTGATCCCCACATTCTCCGTGGGCCGCAACATGACGCTGGCGAGCCTGTCGGCGCACTCCAGTCATGGGCTTCTGCGGCGCACGGAGGAGGCTGCCAGCGCCTCACGCATGATTGCGCAGTTGCGCATCAAGACCACCGGCCAGGATCAGCCGATTACGTCGCTGAGCGGGGGGAATCAGCAGAAAGCCGTGATCTCGAAGTACCTGCTGACAAAACCGCGTGTGCTGCTGATGGACGAGCCCAGCCGCGGCGTGGACGTCGGCGCACGGGCTGAGATCTTCGAGATCGCCCGGAAGCTTGCCGCCGAGGGTGTAGCAATCCTCTTCGCCTCGTCGGACCTGCACGAAGTATTGACGCTGGCTGACCGTGTGCTGGTAATGGCACGCGGGCGCCTCTCAGCCTCTTTCGAGCGAAGCGAGCTCAACGAGCAGAATCTGATGGCCGCCGCCTGCGCCAAACCGGAGAATCTCCATGTCAACGCACAATGAGGCGATCCAGCCCCTTGCCCCGGCCGGGAATCATCGCATCAGCGACGTCCTATTCCGCCTGCGGGCACTGGTTGCCTTGGTCGTGCTCGTCATCGTCTTTGCTTCGCTGTCGCCCGCCTTCCTCAGCTCAGGCAATCTGATGATCCTGGTGAAGCATGTCGCGATCAACGCGATACTGGCTGTGGGGATGACGTTTGTCATTCTGACCGGCGGCATTGACCTCTCGGTTGGCTCTATTGCCGGATTGGCCGGCATCGTGGCCGGCGGGCTCATCAACACCGGTCTGGTGCTGCCCTCCTTTGGAATCGTTATCTACTTTCAGGTCTGGTTGGTGATTCTGCTCGCCGCGCTGGCGGGCAGCGGTGTCGGCGCGCTGAACGGATGGCTGATCACGAAGTTTTCTGTCGCTCCGTTCATTGCAACGCTTGGCACGATGTACGTCGCCCGGGGCGCGGCATTGCTCATCTCCAACGGAGCGACCTTTCCCAATCTGCTCGGTAAGCCGGAACTGCACAACACCGGCTTCGCCTGGCTGGGGTCCGGCACGATTCTGATGTTGCCCGTGCCCATCTGGCTGATGGCGGTGGTGGGTGCGGCCGGTGCGTTTGTAGCTGCCCGCACACCCTTCGGGCGGCGGATCTACGCTGTGGGCGGAAACGAACGCGCGGCCGAGTTGTCGGGTGTGCGCGTTGGACGTGTCAAACTCCTGAGCTACGTGATTTCGGGGTTTTGTTCGGCGATTGTCGGCGTGATTATAGCTTCACAGTTGATGTCCGCCCACCCCGCGACCGGCGAGACGTTTGAGTTGAATGCAATTGCCGCCGTAGTGCTGGGCGGCACCTCGCTGATGGGTGGGCGTGGTGGAGTCGGCGGCAGCATCGCCGGAGCTTTCGTCATTGGCGTCCTGGCGGACGGGTTGGTTCTGTTGGGTGTTTCGCAGTTCTGGCAGATCGTCATCAAAGGCGTGGTGATCGTGGTGGCCGTGTTGCTCGACCAGATGCAAAAGAGGTTCTCATGGCGCGAAAGGTCTTCCTAGTTTTCTCCCTGGGCATGCTCGCCCTGGTAGGCTGCCGCCAGGGCGGTGGCAAGCGAAGTATTGCGATCATCACTCCGTCGCACGACAACCCTTTCTTCAAGGCGGAAGCGGATGCCGCGGCCAACAGGGCTCGCGCCCTGGGCTATGATGCCTCCGTCAATACGCACAATGACGACGCCCACAAGCAGGATGAACTGGTGGATGTAGCCATTGCGAATGGAGCGTCGGCCATCATTCTCGACAACGCGGGCGCCGACGCGTCCGTTGCCGCGGTCGCCAAGGCCAAAGGAGCGAATATACCCGTCTTCCTGATTGACCGCGAAATCAATGCCAACGGCATTGCCGCGGCCCAGATCGTTTCGAATAACTACCAGGGGGCGTTACTCGGCGCCCAGGAGTTTGTGCGGCTGATGGGTGAGAAGGGCACGTTCGTCGAGTTGCTGGGGCGGGAATCCGATACGAATGCGCAGGTGCGGACCAGGGGCTACCACGAGGTACTCGACAAGTACACGGGAATGCGGCTGGTTGGGCAGCAGAGCGCCAACTGGAGCCAGACCGAAGCCTTCCAGAAAATGGAGACCCTGCTGCAAGCGCACCCGGACATCAAGGGCGTTATCTCAGGCAACGACACGATGGCGCTGGGCGCGGCCGCGGCACTGAAGGCGGCCGGACGCCAGGAGGTGATCGTCGTTGGCTTCGATGGCAGCCCCGATGTATTGGCCGCGATCCGCGCCGGGTCGATCAAAGCGACTGTGCTTCAGCCCGCGGCGCGCATTGCGACCATGGCCGTGGATCAGGCGCACGGCTTGTTGACGAAGGGCTCCAGCGGAGCCGCCGAGAAACAGTCCATCGATTGCGAACTGGTGACGCCGTCCAACGTGGATCAGTTCGGCGTATTTACGAGGAAGTGAATCATGTCCAAGATGACTCTGGCCGTCATTGTCGGCAATCGCGACTTCTTTCCTGACCGGTTGGTTTCCGAAGGGCGGGCGGACATCCTGCGCCTGTTCGAGGAGATGGGCATCGAGGCTGTGATCCTCGATGAAGAGGCGACGAAGCTGGGCGCGGTGGAGACCTGGCAGCACGCCCGGCTCTGCGCCGACCTGTTCCGGAGCCAACGCGACCGCATCGACGGCGTGCTGGTCTGCCTGCCCAACTTCGGGGACGAGAAAGGTGTGGCGGATACGCTGCAGTTGTCTGAGTTGAACGTGCCCGTCCTGGTGCAGGCCTATCCGGACGACCTCACGCAACTCAGCGTGGAGCGGCGGCGCGACGCCTTCTGCGGCAAGGTCTCGGTCTGCAACAATCTGCGCCAGTACGGCATCGCCTATTCGCTCACCCGCCGTCACACCGTGCATCCGCTGACGGACAGCTTCCGCGCCGATCTCCGCAATTTCCTGGCGGTCTGCCGCGTGACCAAGGGCCTGCGCCGGGCCCGCATCGGTGCGATCGGCGCGCGTCCGAATGCCTTCAACACGACTCGTTACAGCGAGAAGCTGCTGCAGTCGGCCGGCATCAGCGTCAACACCATCGATCTCTCTGAAGTCTTTGGAGCCGCGGAGAAGATTCCCGCCGACGACGTGCGCGTCAAGAACCACCTGGAGCGCATCCGCGGCTACGCACCGTGCGGCGATACGCCCGCCCGCTCCATGACGCAGATGGCGCGCCTGGCGATCGTCCTCTCCGATTGGATGGCGAAGTATGATCTGCAGGCCACAGCGATTCAATGCTGGACGTCGATGCAGAGCAATTTCGGCATCAATCCCTGCACCGTGATGAGCATGATGAGTGAGCAACTCCTGCCCAGCGCCTGCGAGGTGGACATTACGGGTGTCGTTTCCATGTACGCTCTGCAGCTTGCTTCCGGCACGCCCAGCGCCCTGGTGGATTGGAACAACAACTACGGCGACGACGATGACAAGTGCGTGATGTTCCACTGCGGCAACTGGGCCAAGAGCTTCATGCCCGACATCATCATCAGCACGGCGCCGATCCTGGGCTCGACGTTGGGCGTCCAGAACACTTACGGCGCTCTGTCGGGCCGGACACCAGCCGGACCGCTGACGTATGCGCGAGTCAGCACGGACGACCGCGAAGGACGGATCCGGGCCTATGTTGGGCAAGGGCAGTTCACCGACGATCCGCTGGCCACCTTTGGCAGCCGGGCGGTCGTGCATGTGCCGGCGCTACAGAATCTGATGCGCTACATCTGCCGCAACGGCTTCGAGCACCATGCCGCGATGAATGCGTCACACTCGGCCGACATCCTGACAGAGGCCTTCGAGACGTACCTCGGCTGGTCGACATACCATCACGGGGCGGCAAACGCCTAACCAGCCGTGCGGCCCAGTTGCAGCCCGCGCAGGAAGTAGGACGGCGTGCAGCTCCACGCGTGGCAGTAGCTATTCACGAGGATGCTCTTGTAGGGCGACAACATGGGATCGGACGGATCGTAGATCTCCCAGAACGTGTCCGCGCCGGCGGCCACCATGCCGCCCCAGTAGCTGCTCAGCAGGTCGAGCGCCTCCTTGCGCAAGCCGCTCAGCAGCATGGCTTCCACCATGTAGTGGTAAAGGTAGGGCGTGCCCGGCCGCACCGCATCCGGCATCTTCATCGCATTGCGCAGGGCTACCGCGCCCATCTCAGGCGTGGCGAGGCCTGACATCACCATCCAAGCCTGCGAGGCCCAGGATACCTGCCCCTGCGGCCCGCTGACGAAAACGTTGCGTGCGGAATCGAAGAAGCGCGTTCGTCCGGCGGCGGTCATCCTGTGGATCAATGCCTGATACTTCGCCGCATCCGCCTGCTGCCCGGCATGCCCGGCCAGTTCCACTGCCTGCTTCAGGCAGAACAGCAGTACCCCGTGCATGGAGGCGGTCTTCTCCAGTTCCTCGCGCCAGTCGATGAAGATCCACCAACCGCCCGGATCGGCGAACAGGCCATCGGCGTTGATGAACTGACTGACCAGTTCGACCTGCTTGCGGACCACCGGCCACAGTTCCCTGGCGGTTTGCTGGTCCTTCGCCGCTTTCACGTAATCGAGCAGAGCCGCGATGTAGAGCACTGCGTAATCCATGATGAATTGGCGTCCGCACTTTGGCCCCGGGTCATCGTAGACACAAGCCGCCACCAGGCCGTCCTCGCGAGGCAGGCCGGCGAAGAGATAGAGACAGCGTTTGACCAGATCGAAGTTGCGGAAGGAGACGTAGTTCGTCAACGCCTGCAGGCGCAGATCGCCCACCCACAATCGGCGATCGCGGCGGGGACCATCCTCGAAGACCGTCTGCATACAGTCGCGTAGCGTATTCAGGCTTACGCGGTCGATGGAGCGCAGCGCCTCCGGTGTGCCAGCGGGCAGCGGCGCCGGCTCCATTATGGCCGAGGTGACGGCCCGCGCCTCGATCCGCTCGAAATGCACGGCGAAGTTCGGCGATGTGTCGATGACATCGAACTTCACCCAACGGAATGCATGGCGGCGGGGCACCTCGACGCGGCGCGGCAGGAAGTCGACGTTGAGGATCTCATCCGGCAGCCACGCGCGGCTCAGCGTTCCGGTGTAGGACTCCAGCGGCACAGCCACATCCGCGGGAGCCTCTCCAAATGTGACCCGCAGGCGCACCGGGGAATCCACCGCCTCGCCAGTCCCGCTCAGTTTGAAAGAGACGTACCCGGCCATGTGCCGGCCGAAGTCGACGATGAAGCTGTCGCCGCGCTTCAGCGGTCTCTGTGCCAGCGCCGCCACCTGTTCAGTGACTTCCATCTTCCAGTGGAGGAACGAATCGGGCGCGGGCTGCGGACGCACGATGGCGACCGGCGTTACCAGCGTCTCTTTCAGCTTCGGCTTCAGCGATTCGGCGATGCGGATCCAGCGCGCCTCGGGCGCCTCATTGCCAGTGTGTTTGGCGGCCTGGGGAGTTAGCGCGGCGGCCTGGAGGAAGGTACGTCTCTGCACGCGAACAGAATATCAGGAAAACCAGCCATTTCAGTCCGAAATACGATTGCCTGGCGCCGGCCTGCACGCCTGCCGGGCCATAATAGGAAGCCATGACGCGCACGCTCGCTCTCATCCATACCAGCCCAATGCTCGTGCCCATGTTCGATACGCTCTGCGCCCGGATCCTGCCCGACTGGAGGATCTTCCACATGGTTGACGAGAGCCTGATTCGCAACACGATCGCGGTGGGCCGCCTGGACAAGCCGACGACTCGCCGCATGGTGGCGCAGATCCAGTCCGCCTTTGAAGCCGGCGCCGACGCGGTGCTGGTCACCTGCTCCTCCATCGGACCTGGTATTCCCGTCGCGAGGCAGCTCTTCGACGGGCCCATCTTTCGCATCGACGAGGCCATGGCCGCACAGGCGGTCTCGATCGGGCGCCGCGTGGGCGTGCTGGCGACCTTGGGCACGACGCTCGAGCCGACGATTCAGCTGATTCGCGATACCGCCGCCTCACAGGGGCGTGATTGCGAAGTGATTTCAGACTGCTGTGAAGGCGCCTTCGAAGCCGTACTGCGCGGCGATACGGAAACGCACGACCAGCGCGTGCGCGCCTCGCTGGATGCCCTGATGCCCAAGGTGGATGTCGTAGTGCTGGCGCAGGGCTCGATGGCGCGCGTACTCGCCGCCATTCCGCCGGAGTCGCTCAGCGTGCCCGTCTACAGCAGCCCTGAACTGGCTATTCAGCAGATC encodes the following:
- a CDS encoding alpha-L-rhamnosidase-related protein, producing MQRRTFLQAAALTPQAAKHTGNEAPEARWIRIAESLKPKLKETLVTPVAIVRPQPAPDSFLHWKMEVTEQVAALAQRPLKRGDSFIVDFGRHMAGYVSFKLSGTGEAVDSPVRLRVTFGEAPADVAVPLESYTGTLSRAWLPDEILNVDFLPRRVEVPRRHAFRWVKFDVIDTSPNFAVHFERIEARAVTSAIMEPAPLPAGTPEALRSIDRVSLNTLRDCMQTVFEDGPRRDRRLWVGDLRLQALTNYVSFRNFDLVKRCLYLFAGLPREDGLVAACVYDDPGPKCGRQFIMDYAVLYIAALLDYVKAAKDQQTARELWPVVRKQVELVSQFINADGLFADPGGWWIFIDWREELEKTASMHGVLLFCLKQAVELAGHAGQQADAAKYQALIHRMTAAGRTRFFDSARNVFVSGPQGQVSWASQAWMVMSGLATPEMGAVALRNAMKMPDAVRPGTPYLYHYMVEAMLLSGLRKEALDLLSSYWGGMVAAGADTFWEIYDPSDPMLSPYKSILVNSYCHAWSCTPSYFLRGLQLGRTAG
- a CDS encoding sugar ABC transporter ATP-binding protein, whose amino-acid sequence is MSQSPSLLRACQVTKRYPGTVALDAVDFELRRGEVHVLIGENGAGKSTLVKLLAGVEQPTMGHLELEGREIRLGSTRDAAAAGIGMIYQELSLFPNLSVVENIFMACERTRGGVIDRKSEEGIARGLMKKLEQDIDVHTLVGDLPLGCQQIVEICRALARNVRVLLMDEPTSALSPNEIAVLFRVIRELKAAGVGIVYISHKLEELMEIGDRVTVLRDGRLVESAAIAEVDVAWIIDRMTDRRWAASAQHAECAGDAEVLRVEHLSVPGRVHDVSLSVCAGELVGVYGLMGAGRTELLEVLAGNRAGSGGRISLAGRSLEHLSVRERIAAGLALVPEDRQAAGLIPTFSVGRNMTLASLSAHSSHGLLRRTEEAASASRMIAQLRIKTTGQDQPITSLSGGNQQKAVISKYLLTKPRVLLMDEPSRGVDVGARAEIFEIARKLAAEGVAILFASSDLHEVLTLADRVLVMARGRLSASFERSELNEQNLMAAACAKPENLHVNAQ
- a CDS encoding aspartate/glutamate racemase family protein; the encoded protein is MTRTLALIHTSPMLVPMFDTLCARILPDWRIFHMVDESLIRNTIAVGRLDKPTTRRMVAQIQSAFEAGADAVLVTCSSIGPGIPVARQLFDGPIFRIDEAMAAQAVSIGRRVGVLATLGTTLEPTIQLIRDTAASQGRDCEVISDCCEGAFEAVLRGDTETHDQRVRASLDALMPKVDVVVLAQGSMARVLAAIPPESLSVPVYSSPELAIQQIRSTL
- a CDS encoding ABC transporter permease, which codes for MSTHNEAIQPLAPAGNHRISDVLFRLRALVALVVLVIVFASLSPAFLSSGNLMILVKHVAINAILAVGMTFVILTGGIDLSVGSIAGLAGIVAGGLINTGLVLPSFGIVIYFQVWLVILLAALAGSGVGALNGWLITKFSVAPFIATLGTMYVARGAALLISNGATFPNLLGKPELHNTGFAWLGSGTILMLPVPIWLMAVVGAAGAFVAARTPFGRRIYAVGGNERAAELSGVRVGRVKLLSYVISGFCSAIVGVIIASQLMSAHPATGETFELNAIAAVVLGGTSLMGGRGGVGGSIAGAFVIGVLADGLVLLGVSQFWQIVIKGVVIVVAVLLDQMQKRFSWRERSS
- a CDS encoding D-ribose ABC transporter substrate-binding protein; its protein translation is MLALVGCRQGGGKRSIAIITPSHDNPFFKAEADAAANRARALGYDASVNTHNDDAHKQDELVDVAIANGASAIILDNAGADASVAAVAKAKGANIPVFLIDREINANGIAAAQIVSNNYQGALLGAQEFVRLMGEKGTFVELLGRESDTNAQVRTRGYHEVLDKYTGMRLVGQQSANWSQTEAFQKMETLLQAHPDIKGVISGNDTMALGAAAALKAAGRQEVIVVGFDGSPDVLAAIRAGSIKATVLQPAARIATMAVDQAHGLLTKGSSGAAEKQSIDCELVTPSNVDQFGVFTRK
- a CDS encoding L-fucose/L-arabinose isomerase family protein, with translation MSKMTLAVIVGNRDFFPDRLVSEGRADILRLFEEMGIEAVILDEEATKLGAVETWQHARLCADLFRSQRDRIDGVLVCLPNFGDEKGVADTLQLSELNVPVLVQAYPDDLTQLSVERRRDAFCGKVSVCNNLRQYGIAYSLTRRHTVHPLTDSFRADLRNFLAVCRVTKGLRRARIGAIGARPNAFNTTRYSEKLLQSAGISVNTIDLSEVFGAAEKIPADDVRVKNHLERIRGYAPCGDTPARSMTQMARLAIVLSDWMAKYDLQATAIQCWTSMQSNFGINPCTVMSMMSEQLLPSACEVDITGVVSMYALQLASGTPSALVDWNNNYGDDDDKCVMFHCGNWAKSFMPDIIISTAPILGSTLGVQNTYGALSGRTPAGPLTYARVSTDDREGRIRAYVGQGQFTDDPLATFGSRAVVHVPALQNLMRYICRNGFEHHAAMNASHSADILTEAFETYLGWSTYHHGAANA